The DNA region GCCAACGCCGTCGCCGTTGCTGTCGGTCTGGTCAGGGTTCGCAACGAACGGACAGTTGTCGCACACGTCGCCGACTCCGTCGCCGTCGGCATCGTGCTGGTTTGTGTTCGGGACGTTCGGGCAGTTGTCGCACGCGTCACCGACTCCGTCGCCATCGCTGTCGCCGGTGGGGGTTGGATCGTACGGGCAGGGGTCATCGCAGTTCGGGATGCCGTCGCCATCGCTGTCGCCGCCGCACCACCACTCCTCGCACACGTCACCAACGCCGTTCAGGTTGCTGTCCTCCTGACCCGGGTTCCAATGCACCTTGCAGTTATCACAACTGTCGCCCACACCGTCGTGATCGAAGTCCTCCTGCAGTGGGTTGGCCTTCAATGGGCAGTTATCGCATGCATCGCCAACACCATCGCCGTCGGTATCGGCCTGGTCAGGGTTCGGCGTCAGCGGGCAGTTGTCGATGTTGTCCGGGATGCCGTCGCCGTCGGAATCGAGGGTGCTGGATGGTGCCGCATGGCCTTTGCGTTTCGCCGCTGGCTGATGACCAACCGCAGGCTGACGCGATGGCTGATGAACAACCGCAGGCTGAAGACCTGCGGCTACGGGCCGGGCGTGGCCCGCCCGGCCCTTGCCGCCGCCGCTGGATCCACCGCCGGCGTTGCAATGCTGTTCGTATATCGCTACTACCAGGCCGCGCGCGTCGTACACGTAATACGTGCTCACGATGCTCACGCCATGCGTGGCCTGGTTCTCGTCGTTCACAGCCTTGCGAACGCAGTGCCCGAGGCCGTCGTAGAGATATCGTACCACGACATTGTGCCCGGTCATTGAGACAACGGTGACCTTGCTTACAGCGGAGAGTTCGCCACGTGACGTCCACGCCATCGTCATCCCACCCTCGGAGGCGTCCGCGATCACATGGCCGGTGGAGTCATAGCTGTAGTTCCCGCTGCTCTGGTTCGCCAGGTCGATGCCGTACGGCTGTCCCGCAACCGCATCGCTCACATACGTCAACTGGTTGTTCGGATCGCTCCCGGTCGCGTTGTAGTGGTAGCGGAGGCTGTCCATGTGGACGCTCCCGCTATTCGGGTAGGCGTTGCGTTGAAGGCTGTCGATGTTCCCGTTCGGATCGTACGCATAGTGCGTGGCGTACTCGCTGGTGGTATCCCAGGTGTGTCCCGTGGTGTCGTACGGGCGGAACCGGCTGTCGCGCAGGCGCCCAAGCTGGTCGTACCGGTAGGTCTCCCCAACGAACCCCTGCCGCTTCTCCCCCGCCGTCGCGTGCCCGATGTTGGACGTCGTAGCCGCGATACCACCGCTGTACTCCGGCGGCCCGCGCAGGCCGCTCGAGGAGGAACTATCAATCGGCGATCCGCTCTTCGCGAAGTCCCCCGGATAGTAGCTCACGCTAACGGCAAATGAATCGGCAGGGTAGCTGTTGACTGTCCCGTCGCCGCCTGGATCGTCCGAGGCCTTCAGCTTCGGATCGTTGACGCTCTTCAGCCCGCCATCCAGTGTGTAGGCGTAGTCCAGACCCTGCAGCTTGTCCTCGCCGAGTTCGCGGCGCTTCAGCTTGCAGGACTGCGTTCAAATGCAAACGCCCGGCTCTGTATATGCACAGAACCGGGCGCGAAATTGTTCCTGTTATTCCGATGCGCTATCGCACCACGACCATCTGCCTGGTGAGGTTGATGGTACCGGCATGCAACCGGTAGTAGTAGGCGCCGGGAGGAAGCGCGCTGGCATCGAGCCGCGCGGTGTGTGAGCCGGCGGGTTGTTCACCATCGACAACGGTGGCAACCTGCTGAAGGAGACTATTGTAGAGCGCGATGCTCACGTGGCCGCCTTGCGCGAGGCTGTATGGGATCAGCACGTCGCCGCTGGTGGGGTTGGGTA from Nitrospira sp. includes:
- a CDS encoding T9SS type A sorting domain-containing protein, which codes for MWTTSNEVLISSQISGCFRRPLSELITPPSGVEDATAGAAATRLGQSIPNPTSGDVLIPYSLAQGGHVSIALYNSLLQQVATVVDGEQPAGSHTARLDASALPPGAYYYRLHAGTINLTRQMVVVR